One stretch of Chryseobacterium indologenes DNA includes these proteins:
- a CDS encoding deoxyguanosinetriphosphate triphosphohydrolase, with translation MNLNQIFTNQRTGNNPNTKASRTDFQRDFDRIIFSSAFRRLQNKTQVFPLPGSVFVHNRLTHSLEVSSVGRSLGSIIGEFIAEDYKNELTEDSKNFYLYNLGNVIAAACLCHDVGNPAFGHSGEDAIASYFERNEKDLKSKFNEKEWADLVNFEGNANAIRVLAQQQQGKDAGGIQLTFSTLASIAKYPCEAVAKKKGIIHRKKFGFFQNEKDIFLEIAKGTQLISECEEPYIFKRHPFVWLVEAADDICYNIIDMEDAHRLGIVSTADCKNLFFELVKSETDDVKRIETKLSSISNENEQISYLRAKVINALINKSIEMYKYNFETILKGNLDNGLLDIYKKENNALQDIESFSIEKIYNHKAVVEIENAGYNVMYELLDHFIPSILKPEDERKSYDKKALKLLPRQFVYENGTDYQKVLGIIDFVSGMTDNYATDLYRKIKGIDIGMTV, from the coding sequence ATGAATTTAAACCAGATTTTCACCAATCAACGTACAGGAAATAATCCAAATACTAAGGCTTCAAGAACTGATTTTCAAAGGGATTTCGACAGAATTATCTTCTCTTCTGCATTCAGAAGACTGCAAAATAAAACCCAGGTTTTCCCTCTGCCCGGAAGTGTTTTTGTGCATAACAGGCTGACGCATTCCCTGGAAGTATCATCTGTAGGAAGAAGTTTAGGAAGTATTATTGGTGAATTCATTGCCGAGGACTATAAAAATGAACTTACTGAAGATTCAAAGAATTTTTATCTATATAATTTAGGAAATGTAATAGCTGCGGCATGTCTTTGCCATGATGTTGGAAATCCGGCCTTCGGACATTCAGGAGAAGATGCTATTGCAAGCTATTTTGAAAGAAACGAAAAAGATCTGAAGTCTAAGTTTAACGAAAAAGAATGGGCCGATCTGGTGAATTTTGAAGGAAATGCCAATGCGATCCGTGTTTTGGCTCAGCAACAACAGGGAAAAGATGCCGGAGGAATTCAGCTTACATTTTCTACATTAGCAAGTATTGCCAAATATCCATGTGAAGCTGTAGCTAAGAAAAAAGGAATTATCCACCGTAAAAAATTCGGGTTTTTCCAGAATGAAAAAGATATATTTCTTGAAATCGCTAAAGGTACTCAACTTATTTCCGAATGTGAAGAGCCATATATTTTCAAAAGACATCCTTTTGTATGGCTGGTAGAAGCAGCAGATGATATCTGCTATAATATCATTGATATGGAAGATGCCCATAGATTAGGAATTGTTTCCACTGCGGATTGTAAGAATTTATTTTTTGAATTGGTGAAATCCGAGACTGATGATGTTAAAAGAATTGAGACAAAGTTAAGTTCTATCTCTAATGAAAACGAGCAGATTTCTTACTTAAGAGCGAAAGTAATCAATGCCTTGATCAATAAGTCGATTGAGATGTATAAATACAACTTTGAAACAATCCTTAAGGGAAATCTTGATAACGGTCTACTTGATATCTATAAAAAAGAAAATAATGCTTTACAGGATATAGAATCCTTTTCTATTGAAAAAATTTACAACCATAAAGCGGTTGTGGAGATTGAAAACGCAGGATACAATGTCATGTACGAATTGCTGGATCATTTCATTCCTTCCATTCTTAAGCCTGAAGACGAAAGGAAATCGTATGATAAAAAGGCATTAAAACTACTTCCAAGACAATTTGTTTATGAAAATGGAACCGATTATCAGAAAGTATTGGGAATCATTGATTTCGTTTCCGGAATGACAGATAATTACGCTACAGATCTTTACAGGAAAATTAAAGGAATTGATATTGGAATGACTGTATAA
- a CDS encoding class I SAM-dependent methyltransferase — protein sequence MKDNTWLDKWNERYTHEEFVYGTAPNNYLKEQLKKLNPNTILFPADGEGRNSVYAALEGWKAFSFDISEQGRQKALQLAEQNHVTIDYKVGELQTLDYHEQQFDVIALIYAHFPGDIKSSIHQMLDQYLRKDGFIIFEAFSKKHLDYITKNEKVGGPKDIESLFSIEEIKKDFPDYSIIELQETEIELNEGLFHNGTASVIRFVGQKQ from the coding sequence ATGAAAGACAACACATGGCTTGACAAATGGAATGAAAGATATACCCACGAGGAATTTGTATACGGAACAGCACCGAATAATTATTTGAAAGAACAGCTCAAAAAATTAAATCCAAATACTATTTTGTTTCCTGCCGATGGTGAAGGAAGAAACTCCGTTTATGCAGCTTTAGAGGGTTGGAAAGCATTTTCTTTTGATATTAGTGAACAAGGCAGGCAAAAAGCTTTACAACTTGCTGAGCAAAACCATGTCACAATTGATTATAAGGTTGGAGAACTCCAAACATTAGATTATCATGAACAACAATTTGATGTGATCGCTCTTATTTATGCTCATTTTCCAGGAGATATTAAATCGTCCATCCATCAGATGCTGGATCAATATCTTCGAAAAGACGGTTTTATTATTTTCGAAGCTTTTAGTAAAAAACACCTTGATTACATCACAAAAAATGAAAAAGTAGGCGGTCCAAAAGATATAGAATCTTTATTTTCCATAGAAGAAATTAAAAAGGATTTTCCTGATTACTCTATTATAGAGCTTCAGGAAACAGAAATTGAACTTAATGAAGGATTATTTCACAATGGAACAGCCTCTGTGATCCGATTTGTTGGGCAAAAACAATAA
- a CDS encoding DNA-formamidopyrimidine glycosylase family protein: MPEGPSIILMKENLLQFVDRKVTEVSGNAKFEKEVFINQTLREIRTFGKQTYLVFEKSAIRIHLLMFGSYSINEQTKPDKSLRLALLFSNEGIYFYTCSVKTLELDFLSTIDWEADVMSNVWNPQKAEKKLKTNPKMMVCDALMDQNIFSGVGNIIKNEVLFRIGVHPESLIGNLPAKKQKELIKEARNYSFEFLEWKREFTLKKHWLVHTKSNCPICGQKLIKKKTGIGKRRSFYCENDQKLY, encoded by the coding sequence ATGCCTGAAGGTCCATCTATTATTTTAATGAAAGAAAACCTGTTGCAATTTGTTGATCGTAAGGTAACAGAAGTATCAGGTAATGCAAAATTTGAGAAGGAAGTATTTATTAACCAAACGCTTCGTGAGATCCGTACTTTTGGTAAGCAAACTTATCTGGTCTTTGAAAAATCAGCCATTCGTATTCACTTGCTTATGTTTGGATCTTATAGTATCAATGAGCAGACAAAACCGGACAAAAGCTTACGGTTAGCACTGCTTTTCTCAAATGAAGGAATATACTTTTATACCTGTTCTGTAAAAACTTTGGAATTGGACTTCCTGTCTACGATTGATTGGGAGGCTGATGTGATGAGCAATGTCTGGAATCCCCAAAAAGCAGAAAAAAAACTGAAAACCAACCCTAAAATGATGGTGTGTGATGCTTTAATGGATCAGAATATATTTTCAGGAGTAGGAAATATCATCAAGAATGAAGTCCTTTTCAGAATTGGTGTACATCCGGAAAGTCTCATTGGAAATTTACCAGCGAAAAAGCAAAAGGAGCTCATCAAAGAAGCCAGAAATTACAGTTTTGAATTCCTTGAGTGGAAAAGAGAGTTTACTCTAAAAAAGCACTGGCTTGTTCATACAAAATCTAACTGCCCCATCTGTGGCCAAAAACTAATTAAGAAAAAAACCGGAATTGGGAAAAGAAGAAGCTTTTATTGTGAAAATGATCAGAAACTTTACTGA
- a CDS encoding LytR/AlgR family response regulator transcription factor, which yields MNCIIVDDEPLARAEMRSLISETSKVDILGEFSSAPSALDFLKDNDADLIFLDIEMPMVTGLEFAEMLPQKSLIIFTTAYSQYALKSYELEAVDYLLKPIDPQRLEKAINKAVLYTQLLSNNTVKNTVESNTADFLFIKADRRFYKISFADIKFIEGLKDYVVIHTRQQKLITAMNLKTIHQKILGENFIRVSKSYVVNADYIDSFDNHNIYIEESEIPIGEVYKTDFFTKYTDGLLGTD from the coding sequence ATGAATTGTATTATAGTTGATGATGAACCTTTAGCAAGAGCCGAAATGCGTTCACTGATCAGTGAAACATCGAAGGTTGATATTCTTGGGGAATTTTCCAGCGCACCTTCTGCACTGGATTTTCTTAAAGATAATGATGCAGATCTTATTTTCCTTGATATTGAAATGCCTATGGTTACAGGGCTGGAATTTGCAGAAATGCTTCCCCAAAAATCACTGATTATTTTTACTACAGCCTATTCTCAATATGCCTTGAAAAGTTATGAGCTGGAAGCTGTAGATTATCTTTTAAAGCCAATTGATCCGCAAAGGCTTGAAAAAGCAATCAATAAAGCTGTATTATACACCCAGCTTCTCTCTAATAATACCGTAAAGAATACCGTAGAATCCAATACAGCCGATTTTTTATTCATTAAAGCAGACCGTAGATTTTATAAGATCAGTTTTGCCGATATTAAATTTATAGAAGGACTGAAAGATTATGTGGTTATTCATACCAGGCAACAAAAGCTTATTACCGCTATGAATTTGAAAACAATTCATCAAAAAATTTTAGGAGAGAATTTTATTCGGGTGAGCAAATCGTATGTGGTAAATGCAGATTACATCGATTCATTTGATAATCATAATATCTATATTGAGGAATCCGAAATCCCTATTGGAGAGGTGTATAAAACTGATTTTTTTACAAAATATACAGATGGTCTTTTAGGAACAGACTAG
- a CDS encoding sensor histidine kinase: protein MKYRLWHFKETLVMDFLVEERYKYARHLLFLVSFFFWLYSARFWQSFSGIYQWYVLLFVYTILITMIYINIYILVPKLFFKTRYIAYLTLLIMMGVIGINMIGYGFRNFFADFKTAHLPRETEKGGIYEGILMCIPIILTTTTIKLLQKWIKDNQRINELSNLTMQMELNELRNQINPHFLFNMLNNVKALIRTDPGKASVVIVKLSEFLRYQLYENSAEKTLLTSEIDFLSNFLNLEKIRRENFTFDIQTEAMNRSIQTAFIPPNLFTTFVENAVKHSVDISGKETYVKINISIEGQNLYFKCMNSKDSYYLISDKKNSGLGLANITRRLELLYNDTFDLKITSGPEEYTIHLKIPV, encoded by the coding sequence ATGAAATACAGGTTATGGCATTTTAAAGAAACCCTTGTAATGGACTTTCTGGTAGAAGAACGTTACAAATATGCCAGACATTTATTATTTCTTGTATCCTTTTTCTTTTGGCTGTATAGTGCCAGGTTCTGGCAGTCATTTTCTGGAATATACCAGTGGTATGTGTTATTATTTGTATATACAATATTGATTACAATGATATATATTAATATTTATATTCTTGTACCAAAGCTTTTTTTTAAAACACGATATATTGCTTATCTGACACTTCTTATAATGATGGGAGTAATAGGAATTAATATGATAGGATATGGTTTTAGAAATTTTTTTGCTGATTTCAAAACCGCACATTTGCCACGGGAAACTGAAAAAGGGGGCATTTATGAAGGTATATTGATGTGTATTCCCATTATTCTGACAACTACAACGATCAAACTTCTGCAGAAATGGATTAAAGATAATCAAAGGATCAATGAGTTAAGCAATCTTACCATGCAGATGGAATTGAATGAATTAAGAAATCAGATCAATCCTCACTTTCTTTTTAATATGCTGAATAATGTAAAGGCATTGATTAGAACAGATCCCGGAAAAGCTTCAGTGGTTATTGTCAAACTTTCGGAATTTCTCAGATATCAGCTTTACGAAAACAGCGCAGAAAAAACACTGTTAACTTCAGAAATTGATTTCCTGTCTAATTTTTTAAATCTTGAAAAAATAAGGCGTGAAAATTTCACCTTTGATATTCAGACGGAAGCCATGAATAGATCGATACAAACGGCCTTTATTCCTCCCAATCTGTTTACTACTTTTGTAGAGAACGCTGTAAAACATAGTGTTGATATAAGCGGGAAAGAAACATACGTGAAAATAAATATCAGTATTGAAGGACAGAATCTTTATTTCAAATGTATGAATTCCAAAGATTCTTATTATCTTATTTCAGACAAAAAGAATAGCGGTCTGGGGCTTGCCAATATTACCAGAAGATTAGAACTTCTTTATAATGATACTTTTGATCTTAAAATAACTTCAGGTCCCGAAGAATATACTATCCATTTAAAAATTCCTGTATGA
- a CDS encoding DMT family transporter gives MGRSYLFLALAIVFEIIATTFLKKSEEFSKLWPSVVTIIGYAFAFYFLSVSLRQIPVGITYAIWSGVGIVFITIIGVIAFKQVPDLPAIIGIALIILGVVVINVFSKMGTH, from the coding sequence ATGGGACGCAGTTATCTTTTTTTGGCTTTGGCAATTGTATTTGAAATCATAGCAACAACCTTTCTGAAAAAATCAGAAGAGTTCTCTAAACTATGGCCATCCGTGGTTACGATAATAGGGTATGCCTTTGCTTTTTATTTTTTAAGCGTAAGCCTTCGCCAGATACCGGTGGGGATTACTTATGCCATCTGGTCTGGAGTAGGTATTGTTTTCATTACAATAATCGGGGTTATAGCATTTAAACAGGTTCCGGATTTGCCTGCTATTATCGGAATAGCTCTAATTATTTTGGGAGTTGTTGTCATTAATGTGTTTTCAAAGATGGGAACCCATTAG
- a CDS encoding AAA family ATPase, whose translation MNLYNLIIQDKEPVNLNDVFLHKNNRDQLVQLIKEHTYSKELQEYGLPVNHKILLQGSSGCGKTMTAKAIAHALGKSIIILNLSNIVSSRIGETSQNIKMIFDKAARERAVLFLDELDQIGKARGSDDKDVGEMRRLVNTLLQLIDYYPENALLLCATNHPEIIDTALLRRFQLRINYEMPSTEFLDTFYDTVLSRFPENMRTIERKYSISFAEAKDHALTTVKKALIQKLEAKEIIRS comes from the coding sequence ATGAATCTGTACAACCTTATTATTCAAGATAAAGAACCAGTCAACCTTAACGATGTATTTCTCCATAAAAATAACAGGGATCAACTTGTACAGCTTATTAAGGAACATACCTACAGCAAGGAACTTCAGGAATACGGTCTCCCGGTAAATCATAAGATTCTTCTTCAGGGAAGCTCAGGATGCGGGAAGACCATGACGGCAAAAGCCATTGCCCATGCGCTTGGAAAAAGCATCATTATTTTAAATTTAAGCAATATTGTTTCCTCCAGAATTGGTGAGACTTCCCAAAATATTAAAATGATTTTTGATAAGGCAGCAAGAGAGAGAGCTGTACTTTTCCTTGATGAGCTGGACCAGATCGGAAAAGCAAGAGGCAGTGATGATAAAGATGTTGGTGAAATGAGAAGATTAGTGAATACGTTACTCCAACTTATTGATTATTATCCTGAAAATGCACTTTTATTGTGCGCTACCAATCACCCGGAGATTATTGACACTGCTCTCTTGAGACGTTTTCAGCTTAGGATCAATTACGAAATGCCATCCACCGAGTTCCTGGATACTTTCTATGATACGGTACTCAGCAGATTTCCGGAAAATATGAGAACTATCGAAAGAAAATACTCCATTTCTTTTGCAGAGGCTAAAGACCACGCCCTGACAACTGTAAAAAAAGCTTTAATTCAAAAACTGGAAGCCAAAGAAATTATCCGATCATGA
- a CDS encoding YggS family pyridoxal phosphate-dependent enzyme, with the protein MKEDILHNLKLINTRIKNACEKAGRNPGEVKLLLATKTVSAERIKFALENGQALIAENKVQELKEKYEDLKEIFHTNHFIGHLQTNKIKDILKYDVTCVQSLDRLELAEKLHQRLLTENKTLEVLIQVNTSNEESKFGIDPSEAIELTKKIAEFSTLKIKGLMTIGLFSAETEKVRPCFKILKNLQQEIIHENIPNVTMNELSMGMSGDLETAIEEGATIVRVGTAVFGARIYPDSYYWNEENNNARE; encoded by the coding sequence ATGAAAGAAGATATTCTCCACAACCTAAAACTCATCAATACGCGGATTAAAAATGCCTGTGAAAAAGCGGGAAGAAATCCTGGTGAGGTTAAGCTTCTTCTGGCTACTAAAACTGTTTCCGCAGAACGTATTAAATTTGCTCTGGAAAATGGACAGGCTTTAATTGCAGAAAATAAAGTTCAGGAACTGAAGGAGAAATACGAAGATCTGAAAGAAATATTCCATACTAATCATTTTATCGGGCATCTTCAAACCAATAAAATCAAAGATATCCTGAAATACGATGTCACCTGTGTACAGTCTCTCGATCGCTTAGAATTGGCAGAAAAACTGCATCAAAGGCTTTTAACAGAAAACAAAACCCTTGAAGTTCTGATTCAGGTAAATACCTCGAATGAGGAAAGTAAATTTGGAATAGATCCTAGTGAGGCTATTGAATTAACCAAAAAAATTGCTGAGTTTTCGACATTGAAAATAAAAGGGTTAATGACCATTGGCCTGTTCAGTGCAGAAACAGAAAAGGTAAGACCCTGTTTTAAAATCCTTAAAAATTTACAGCAGGAAATCATCCATGAAAACATTCCAAACGTAACCATGAATGAGTTATCAATGGGAATGAGTGGAGATCTCGAAACAGCTATAGAAGAAGGGGCTACTATTGTACGTGTAGGAACGGCTGTATTCGGAGCAAGAATTTATCCGGACAGCTATTATTGGAATGAAGAAAACAATAATGCCAGAGAATAA
- a CDS encoding T9SS type A sorting domain-containing protein, which translates to MKKIIIIAFSLASLMGFSQASLPQNVVIDGTFGIPDPEDMLSRDLNNDNKKDFLIKTYYRNLFWIKNKGNGFEHPELIYESPVEYIKNFDSADFDGDGKEDIIFSTAKGLFLMKGTGSPGTAAFNQPVKLSDQDIPLFRVADMDGDGDQDIYFHQPISGTWLINNGNGTFTQGALIFYSLQKPDSVILKDLDNDNKPDLLVRVNATKTLSWYKNNGNGSFTFKQEIDDFALGEFFDLGDVDGDGDLDIIHIFENGNVKQFKWYKNTNGAGTFSPSILISNVPYNPYLVQNVKRYGVKMFDLDGDGKQDLVFCVFWDNKLSWKKNLGNGIFGAEQIVSQNAIRISQFDAADYNNDSKIDLVSVSSGDSKVAWYEGITGTGSFSSEKILTTDVHTLSSVETGDIDGDGDADIVAMSSSKISWFKNTDGHGSFSDLQKIIKNNMKHVSDMSLADIDNDGDTDIVFNKELDTNPTTFKYVWLENNGTGDFNTEHTIGNSLGYLNTVGDFNGDGKKDFAYIGNVTKLTVLLNTGNGNFGTPTEFLDSITSYVTSFKNADMDGDGDLDLVIALLDGNIIWYENVNGQGNFTVKHVVASSLFGYIKLHIADLDGDGDNDISYVNDNGNKISWFENTDGAGNFGQGKIVGAGTAIGPFALTTIDIDGDGLKDIVTNSKTEPKLRWYKNNGNGIFDNAPQLITNNMGIAASLLSTDLNGDGNKELIVGSSYLTNNKEYMISWFEAGTAFQNKIKGKVRYDIDNNGCDVNDVSAAMMMVSTQSPTHKYSTFTNGNGEYSLVAKQGQYATFVDTALPNYTVNPQNHSYNFISNGITDIADFCILPNQVYKDIEMSIYPILTARPGFDTKYKMVITNKGTQKVSGDIALSYNAAKMNFLQASAPVVSQNNGNLTFNYQDLSPFQTKTIELKFNVLPMPANNIGEQLSINGTATVAGDINPSDNEFDLHQTLVGSYDPNDITVLEGSQILLQDADEYLHYVIRFQNTGNHFAEKVKVHNLLDPKLDGSTLVLESYSHSNEVLVTNENDIEFNFNAIYLPGSNDEANSHGFIAYKVKPKVNVQANDIINNVADIYFDYNPAIVTNMVSTKIIEQTLGTQEQLKKNIKIYPNPTTGIITINTLSTPEKVEVFNALGQKVRGFQNVNKIDISDLSTGIYILHVTSKNEGKITVKVVKK; encoded by the coding sequence ATGAAGAAAATAATCATCATAGCTTTTTCCCTGGCATCTTTAATGGGATTTTCTCAAGCGAGTTTACCCCAGAATGTAGTTATTGACGGAACTTTTGGGATTCCTGATCCCGAAGATATGCTGTCAAGAGATCTTAATAACGATAACAAAAAAGACTTTCTGATTAAAACCTATTACCGAAATCTTTTCTGGATAAAAAATAAAGGAAATGGATTTGAGCATCCGGAACTCATTTATGAGTCTCCTGTTGAATATATTAAAAATTTTGACAGTGCAGATTTTGACGGGGATGGAAAAGAAGATATTATTTTTAGTACCGCAAAAGGACTGTTTCTTATGAAAGGAACAGGAAGTCCGGGAACGGCTGCTTTTAATCAACCTGTTAAACTGTCTGATCAGGATATTCCTCTTTTTAGAGTTGCGGATATGGATGGAGACGGAGATCAGGATATTTACTTCCATCAACCTATTTCAGGGACATGGTTGATAAATAATGGAAACGGAACCTTTACCCAGGGGGCGCTTATTTTTTACTCTCTTCAAAAACCGGATTCTGTTATTCTGAAAGATCTGGATAATGACAATAAACCGGATCTTCTGGTTAGAGTGAATGCAACAAAGACATTAAGCTGGTATAAAAATAACGGGAATGGAAGCTTTACCTTCAAACAAGAGATTGATGATTTTGCACTAGGTGAGTTTTTTGATCTTGGTGATGTAGATGGCGACGGAGATTTGGATATCATTCACATATTTGAAAATGGGAATGTTAAACAATTTAAATGGTATAAAAATACAAATGGAGCAGGTACATTTTCCCCTTCTATCTTAATATCCAATGTTCCTTATAATCCGTATTTAGTGCAAAATGTAAAAAGATACGGAGTGAAAATGTTTGATCTTGACGGAGATGGTAAACAGGATCTTGTATTCTGCGTATTCTGGGATAATAAGTTGTCCTGGAAAAAGAACTTGGGGAACGGAATTTTCGGAGCCGAACAGATTGTTTCTCAAAATGCAATAAGAATTTCCCAATTTGATGCTGCAGATTATAACAATGATTCAAAAATTGATTTAGTATCTGTTTCTTCAGGAGATAGTAAGGTTGCCTGGTACGAAGGAATTACCGGTACAGGTAGTTTTTCTTCCGAAAAAATTCTTACAACAGATGTTCATACGCTTTCATCAGTGGAAACAGGCGATATTGATGGCGATGGGGACGCAGATATTGTAGCGATGTCTTCAAGTAAAATTTCGTGGTTTAAAAATACAGATGGACACGGTAGCTTTTCAGATCTTCAGAAGATAATAAAAAATAATATGAAGCATGTTTCTGATATGTCACTGGCTGATATTGATAATGACGGGGATACTGATATTGTTTTTAATAAAGAATTGGATACAAATCCTACAACTTTCAAATATGTGTGGCTTGAGAATAACGGAACAGGAGATTTTAATACCGAACATACGATAGGAAATAGCTTGGGTTATCTTAATACAGTAGGTGATTTTAATGGCGATGGTAAAAAGGATTTTGCCTATATAGGAAATGTCACTAAACTGACTGTATTGCTGAATACAGGTAATGGGAATTTTGGAACTCCTACAGAGTTTTTGGATAGCATAACAAGTTATGTTACTTCATTTAAGAATGCTGATATGGACGGAGATGGAGATCTGGATCTTGTTATAGCTCTTTTAGATGGTAACATTATATGGTATGAAAATGTAAACGGACAGGGAAATTTTACCGTAAAACATGTTGTCGCCAGCTCTTTATTTGGATATATCAAACTTCATATAGCGGACTTGGATGGTGATGGGGATAATGATATTTCTTATGTAAATGATAATGGAAATAAAATAAGCTGGTTTGAAAATACCGATGGAGCAGGGAATTTCGGACAGGGAAAAATTGTGGGAGCTGGAACTGCAATAGGACCATTTGCTCTCACTACGATTGATATTGATGGCGATGGACTTAAAGATATTGTCACTAACTCTAAAACGGAACCCAAACTAAGATGGTATAAAAATAACGGGAATGGAATTTTTGATAATGCCCCACAATTGATTACCAATAATATGGGGATTGCAGCCTCTTTGCTGAGTACAGATTTAAATGGGGATGGAAATAAGGAATTAATAGTGGGATCATCGTACTTGACTAATAATAAAGAATACATGATCTCATGGTTTGAAGCGGGAACCGCTTTCCAAAATAAAATAAAAGGAAAAGTACGCTATGATATTGATAATAATGGTTGTGATGTAAATGATGTTTCAGCTGCTATGATGATGGTTTCCACACAAAGTCCTACTCATAAGTATTCAACTTTTACCAATGGAAACGGTGAATATTCGCTTGTAGCCAAACAGGGGCAATATGCTACATTTGTGGATACGGCACTTCCTAATTATACGGTTAATCCTCAAAATCATTCTTATAATTTCATATCAAACGGGATTACTGATATTGCGGATTTTTGTATACTTCCCAATCAGGTATACAAAGATATTGAAATGAGTATCTATCCAATTTTAACAGCTAGACCTGGATTTGATACAAAATATAAAATGGTGATTACCAATAAAGGAACTCAGAAGGTGAGCGGAGATATTGCTCTCAGCTACAATGCTGCCAAAATGAATTTTCTTCAGGCTTCTGCTCCGGTTGTATCGCAAAATAATGGGAATCTGACTTTTAATTATCAGGACCTCTCACCCTTTCAAACAAAAACTATTGAATTAAAATTCAATGTTCTTCCAATGCCTGCAAATAATATTGGTGAACAGTTGAGCATCAATGGCACAGCAACGGTTGCCGGAGATATAAATCCATCTGATAACGAATTTGATTTACACCAAACCCTTGTAGGATCTTATGATCCAAATGATATCACCGTTTTGGAAGGTTCCCAAATTCTTTTACAAGATGCAGATGAATACCTTCATTATGTAATTCGTTTTCAGAATACAGGAAATCATTTTGCAGAGAAAGTAAAAGTTCATAATCTTCTGGATCCTAAGCTGGATGGCTCTACTTTGGTTCTGGAGTCTTACAGCCATTCAAATGAGGTGCTCGTTACCAATGAAAATGATATAGAGTTTAATTTTAATGCAATTTATCTTCCGGGCTCAAATGATGAAGCGAATTCACATGGATTTATTGCGTATAAAGTGAAACCTAAAGTCAATGTTCAGGCAAATGATATTATTAATAATGTTGCTGATATCTACTTTGATTATAATCCGGCAATTGTTACTAATATGGTTTCCACAAAGATCATAGAGCAGACATTAGGAACTCAGGAACAATTGAAAAAGAATATAAAAATATATCCTAACCCAACAACGGGAATTATTACAATCAATACTCTGAGTACTCCTGAAAAAGTAGAAGTATTTAATGCATTAGGGCAGAAGGTAAGAGGATTTCAGAATGTAAACAAGATAGATATTTCGGACCTTTCGACTGGAATTTACATTTTGCATGTAACCTCAAAGAATGAAGGAAAGATCACCGTTAAGGTGGTAAAGAAATAA